A window from Kluyveromyces lactis strain NRRL Y-1140 chromosome E complete sequence encodes these proteins:
- a CDS encoding uncharacterized protein (conserved hypothetical protein), whose product MFIKVRFPPFLSQCVLSYPQVFIVIPLLITFLISYSPLVSKSSAYEASNTYLSRTLSTYGNVTGSSDYNYSLTKVILQPDDGSNALSKSFLIDSLAAQAKIMHNISDDVILHSPFDLWNNDIDLLRNDRSPMATVNGNLHKIPMFLFQGLVKVNGRVSFANRLSFTIMSQWDKNDVISSHLSQNVEEMNKIRNQSNFYIFTNGSTLLPQSQSSTSLENTEIFQFHISKLNGFDFLLILTIYSLIVSFFIYNMEHMKSVKSPFGISVAIIAQLILTLYTGKAVTCFFFKTSSDNIPWFLIYIPIMFASLSNLFKLTIEKKGTIFIEREPVFIQTSNDQTNTPPFLSSQQDFLNSMVKSNRDTLRTTLAMLILLVIITPFSRKVCCFFITALLTNLFLQITYFCAVLSLDHRRFTYNELLALNNDDSSSDLNVSLDRGLEETNSRWTAWIELFTELNEWLPKSPLLSRCSTLTAFYMLYLNTRFSSIRSSSSIFYKILRGKFFNFMTFSSPFTKVVFDKRFVSNELYRLSGSKISSSNVLLNDPVIVIKHNAKFQSLDGKTYKQIADMYNSSPMNTYKFDVYYFIEFSIFLLLILVSTLLVLQLIIRKLDHHNIKLYEINMEENKRKPSAKGTAFDTYTSSSSSSGPAYKQDLNKNVFHIKELSINGHELDIVDMATSKAPFVVSIGLDHKVLVWSPLSNPLPAPTEIPLPVKFWPVVYTTISNNGTYIAFFNNTGRITCWSRKTMSFIWNIKLESFDSKPPLEAFFRKKTVPGFMKRKDAPKTSYNNIGMERRGSAISLKSLVSVSSATFGSSGPGDASYENFNALSSDDENMDEFIFINASNLINVIDNQGNLKSQQITSSENRLKSCKRLVTPRMNERLVLCDEAGELYVSTVVNNKWRTRKLLVVRDRFNKGKGLMTPRSLRMKMGIPATPSDETLNDSCSSASTFESSETDNTLLLVPFVGMAVKKSGRFAELIDVQSGTSIKRIKVGDFIPGTLRVFHDQPTHCRFCGSASVATLSIAYTSMKNSLIMHSFQLESRTKTSICLRVERDPREIRCLGLESVVEKKYHLSNVDRWDVTENNTLIGIRRKPELIVANPEQKISSSSMLRSISACESDVDNKIYKRNNANCSAKRLSNFEIHNVWEGWTMDANGKVIFHEIPIGINGLLVNRIGPLKKFGTKSIVVGFGNIMKMFYLGHEEFILEADAAGVNEENSGLRFVNKRRERLVHKISPNYEVMSES is encoded by the coding sequence ATGTTCATTAAAGTCCGGTTTCCACCGTTTTTGTCTCAATGTGTATTATCCTACCCCCAAGTTTTCATTGTGATTCCACTTCTAATCACTTTCCTCATCTCGTATTCGCCATTAGTATCTAAATCTTCTGCATATGAGGCATCGAATACttatctttcaagaacaCTGTCCACATACGGAAATGTGACTGGTTCCTCAGATTATAATTACTCTCTCACAAAAGTGATTCTACAGCCAGATGATGGGTCTAACGCATTATCAAAGTCATTTCTTATAGACTCGCTTGCTGCACAAGCGAAAATCATGCATAACATTTCAGACGACGTCATTTTACATTCACCTTTCGACCTTTGGAATAACGATATTGATCTATTGCGTAACGACAGATCACCAATGGCGACTGTCAACGGCAATTTGCATAAGATTCCTatgttcttgttccaaGGACTGGTAAAGGTCAATGGACGTGTTTCCTTTGCAAATCGACTATCGTTTACTATTATGTCACAGTGGGATAAAAATGATGTCATTTCATCGCACCTAAGTCAAAACGTTGAGGAGATGAATAAGATTAGAAATCAATCGAATTTTTATATCTTCACCAATGGATCTACGTTGCTACCACAAAGTCAGAGTTCAACTTCACTAGAGAATACtgaaatattccaattccaTATCTCTAAACTGAACGGTTTCGATTTTCTATTGATTCTTACTATCTATTCCCTTATCGTATCgttctttatatataatatgGAACATATGAAATCTGTGAAGTCGCCTTTTGGAATCTCGGTCGCTATCATCGCacaattgattttgactTTATACACTGGAAAAGCTGTAACatgcttttttttcaaaacttcGTCCGATAACATACCATGGTTTTTGATATACATCCCAATCATGTTTGCATCGTTATCGaaccttttcaaattgacCATAGAGAAAAAGggtaccattttcatcgaAAGGGAACCCGTGTTCATTCAGACAAGTAACGATCAAACTAATACACCTCCTTTTCTCTCCTCCCAACAAGACTTTCTGAACTCAATGGTAAAATCAAATCGTGACACATTAAGAACAACGTTGGCTATGCTTATTCTATTGGTCATCATCACTCCGTTCAGTAGAAAagtttgttgttttttCATTACTGCATTACTCACTAATTTATTTTTGCAGATCACTTATTTCTGTGCCGTGTTGAGTCTGGACCACAGAAGATTCACTTATAATGAGCTACTAGCATTGAATAACGATGATTCCAGTAGCGATCTCAATGTCTCCTTGGATAGAGGGTTGGAAGAAACCAATTCTAGATGGACAGCTTGGATTGAATTGTTTACAGAATTGAACGAATGGCTTCCGAAGTCGCCTCTTCTATCAAGATGTTCGACTTTAACTGCCTTTTATATGTTATATTTGAACACAAGATTCTCATCGATtcgttcttcttcgtcaattTTTTACAAAATTCTTAGAGGAaagtttttcaatttcatgaCTTTTTCATCGCCGTTCACAAAAGTTGTCTTCGATAAACGATTTGTTTCAAATGAGTTGTATCGTCTCAGTGGTTCTAAGATATCTAGCAGTAACGTACTACTAAACGATCCTGTTATTGTCATTAAACATAATGCTAAATTCCAATCTTTGGACGGCAAAACCTACAAACAAATTGCTGACATGTACAATTCCTCTCCAATGAATACGTATAAGTTCGATGTCTATTATTTTATTGAGTTCTCGATATTTCTACTATTGATATTAGTATCAACCTTGTtggttcttcaattgatcatACGAAAATTGGATCACCATAATATTAAACTCTATGAAATTAATatggaagaaaataaaaggAAACCTTCTGCAAAGGGAACAGCATTTGATACATAcacatcttcttcttcctcgtcAGGACCAGCTTATAAACAGGATTTAAACAAAAATGTGTTCCATATCAAAGAACTATCGATCAATGGACACGAACTTGATATAGTTGATATGGCTACATCTAAAGCACCGTTTGTCGTTTCCATAGGTCTTGATCACAAAGTTCTTGTTTGGTCACCATTGAGTAACCCATTACCAGCTCCTACTGAGATTCCACTTCCAGTTAAATTTTGGCCAGTAGTGTATACTACGATATCGAATAACGGTACCTATATTgcttttttcaacaatacAGGAAGAATCACATGTTGGTCTCGTAAGACAATGTCATTCATTTGGAATATTAAATTGGAATCCTTTGATTCTAAACCTCCACTAGAAGCGTTCTTTAGAAAAAAGACGGTACCAGGCTTCATGAAACGTAAAGATGCGCCAAAGACATCATATAACAACATTGGTATGGAAAGAAGGGGAAGCGCTATCTCCTTGAAGTCTTTGGTGTCGGTATCTTCTGCAACGTTTGGATCGAGCGGTCCAGGCGATGCGAGTTatgaaaatttcaatgcCCTCTCctctgatgatgaaaacatGGATGAATTCATTTTCATAAATGCATCCAACCTTATCAATGTTATAGATAATCAAGGCAATTTAAAATCGCAGCAAATTACCTCCTCAGAAAACCGTCTCAAATCTTGTAAGAGATTGGTCACACcaagaatgaatgaaaGATTAGTATTGTGTGACGAAGCCGGAGAGTTATATGTGTCAACAGTGGTAAACAATAAATGGAGAACAAGGAAACTATTGGTTGTTAGAGATCGATTTAACAAGGGTAAAGGATTGATGACCCCACGCTCATTGAGGATGAAAATGGGTATCCCTGCCACACCATCCGATGAAACATTGAATGATTCATGTTCCTCTGCGTCGAcatttgaatcttctgaAACTGATAATACGTTGTTGTTGGTTCCTTTTGTCGGTATGGCTGTTAAGAAAAGCGGGCGTTTTGCCGAATTGATCGACGTTCAAAGTGGTACATCAATTAAAAGAATTAAGGTAGGAGATTTCATACCAGGAACTTTAAGGGTTTTCCATGACCAACCCACCCATTGTAGGTTTTGTGGTAGTGCGTCTGTTGCAACTTTATCTATAGCATACACCTCTATGAAAAACTCACTTATTATGcattctttccaattggaAAGTAGAACTAAAACTAGTATATGTCTACGTGTTGAGCGTGATCCACGTGAAATCCGTTGCTTAGGTTTAGAGTCAGTGgtggagaagaagtatcATTTGTCCAATGTGGATCGTTGGGATGTAACCGAAAATAATACTTTGATCGGTATCAGACGTAAACCTGAATTAATTGTTGCTAATCCTGAACAaaaaatatcttcttcttcgatgtTGCGTTCCATCTCTGCTTGCGAGTCCGATGTTGATAACAAAATCtataaaagaaacaacGCGAATTGCTCAGCTAAGAGATTAAGCAATTTCGAGATCCATAATGTTTGGGAAGGATGGACGATGGATGCCAACGGTAAAGTTATTTTCCATGAAATTCCAATCGGAATTAATGGACTCCTAGTCAATAGAATAGGACctttaaagaaatttggaacTAAATCTATAGTAGTTGGGTTTGGAAACATTATGAAAATGTTTTACCTAGGTCATGAAGAGTTCATATTGGAAGCTGATGCTGCTGGAgtaaatgaagaaaatagCGGATTGCGGTTTGTCAATAAGAGACGGGAAAGGTTGGTTCACAAGATCAGTCCCAACTATGAAGTAATGTCTGAATCTTAG
- the SAT4 gene encoding serine/threonine protein kinase SAT4 (similar to uniprot|P25333 Saccharomyces cerevisiae YCR008W), which produces MSIDTLPSQLAAAPAPAAAVTASIPRNPSDPVDGLPKAGHLQQQQQQQQQQASVLRTRSRKGTFSSKIGKLFGVSKVSPDEDLPRHNVSVNTSTSQVPQATSAGSGTGTTASPPSPPSSSSSSSLSSRYRYDGTRPSSPRLASGATSTINSSSYNNKHFNSQQHLASDGKSIASSTEKLHSASSTANLSTLSSANTCPNPNRRFILHEDGTHEHHLKNAKRQEKLGSMIKNMLGAQKLRGEAKSAVPDILIKSMKSGDPPSLFAGLIKQVDAASAETYQLQNGTAYPYSGATQVLGTKQEQSQPDLKMLNFEDAVNPLHHGSVTFGQKYGRCQEVIGKGSFGVVRICHKKNLKSVSGEILYAVKEFRRRPTENPVKYSKRLTSEFCISSSLKHTNIIETLDLFQDAKGDYCEVMEYCSGGDLFTLIIAAGKLEYQEADCFLKQLITGVVYMHNMGVCHRDLKPENLLLTHDGTLKITDFGNSECFRMAWEKEIHLSGGVCGSGPYIAPEEYTQEEFDPRAVDIWACGVIYMAMRTGRQLWATAQKEDEFYLKYLKGRKNAAGYDPIEKLKRARCRNVIYSILDPVPSRRLSGDQILNSEWGREIVCCHEGHPIK; this is translated from the coding sequence ATGAGCATTGATACGCTGCCATCACAGCTGGCAGCTGCGCCAGCACCTGCCGCCGCAGTTACTGCTTCCATACCCAGGAATCCATCAGATCCAGTTGATGGCCTGCCAAAGGCAGGCCATTtacagcagcagcagcagcagcagcagcagcaggCTTCTGTGCTGAGaacaagatcaagaaaGGGCACGTTTAGCTCTAAGATTGGTAAACTCTTTGGTGTGTCCAAAGTTTCTCCTGATGAAGATCTTCCGAGACACAATGTTTCTGTCAATACTAGTACTAGTCAGGTCCCACAGGCGACTTCTGCAGGTTCCGGAACGGGTACCACGGCTTCCCCGCCTTCACCACCTTCgtcttcgtcatcttcttccCTTTCATCAAGGTACCGCTATGATGGCACCAGACCTTCGTCCCCAAGACTAGCTTCAGGAGCTACTTCTACGATCAATAGTTCGAGTTACAACAATAAGCATTTCAATTCACAGCAACATCTAGCATCAGATGGTAAATCCATCGCTTCCAGTACAGAAAAGCTCCATTCTGCATCATCAACGGCAAACTTATCGACTCTATCCTCTGCAAATACGTGTCCTAATCCAAACCGTAGGTTCATCCTGCACGAGGATGGGACCCATGAACaccatttgaaaaatgcaaaGAGACAGGAGAAGTTGGGATCTATGATTAAAAATATGCTTGGTGCACAAAAATTACGTGGTGAAGCCAAATCTGCTGTACCGGATATACTCATAAAGTCAATGAAATCCGGTGATCCACCATCATTATTTGCAGGTCTCATAAAGCAAGTGGACGCCGCTTCTGCCGAGACTtatcaacttcaaaatGGGACTGCTTATCCTTATAGTGGGGCTACACAAGTGCTGGGGACAAAACAAGAGCAAAGCCAACCAGACTTAAAAATGCTTAATTTTGAAGACGCTGTCAACCCATTGCATCATGGGTCTGTTACCTTTGGGCAGAAATATGGGAGATGCCAGGAAGTTATCGGGAAAGGTTCCTTCGGTGTGGTACGGATTTGTCACAAGAAGAACTTAAAAAGCGTTAGTGGAGAAATTTTATATGCTGTTAAAGAATTTAGAAGAAGACCCACTGAAAATCCGGTGAAATATTCGAAGAGGTTGACGTCTGAATTCTGcatctcttcatctttgaagCATACCAATATTATAGAAACTCTAGATCTTTTCCAAGACGCAAAGGGTGATTACTGTGAGGTGATGGAGTATTGCTCAGGTGGTGATTTGTTCACTTTGATTATCGCAGCAGGGAAACTAGAATACCAAGAAGCTGACTGCTTTTTAAAACAACTAATAACAGGTGTTGTTTACATGCATAATATGGGCGTTTGCCACAGAGATTTAAAGCCGGAGAATCTACTGCTCACTCATGATGGTACTCTAAAGATCACTGATTTCGGTAACAGCGAATGTTTCAGAATGGCATGGGAAAAAGAGATTCATCTCAGTGGTGGAGTTTGTGGCTCTGGGCCCTATATTGCACCAGAAGAATATactcaagaagaatttgatccAAGAGCAGTGGATATCTGGGCTTGCGGTGTAATTTACATGGCGATGAGAACCGGCCGCCAGCTTTGGGCCACAGCTCAAAAGGAAGATGAATTTTatctgaaatatttgaagggaagaaaaaatgCCGCCGGATACGATCCGATTGAAAAGTTAAAACGTGCTAGATGCAGAAATGTcatatattcaattttggATCCTGTACCTAGCAGAAGGTTAAGTGGTGATCAAATATTGAATAGTGAATGGGGAAGAGAAATCGTTTGCTGTCATGAAGGTCACCCAATCAAATAG
- the CFT2 gene encoding cleavage polyadenylation factor subunit CFT2 (similar to uniprot|Q12102 Saccharomyces cerevisiae YLR115W) yields the protein MTYTIETCRDEKKRFEGTIVRFNNVIVLLDPGWNGEGSYEECEEFWTQYISEVDIVLISQPTIECLGSYAMMFKQFLPHFRSRIQVYGTLPVSNLGRVNSVDLLTSVGILGPFSNAVMDLEDIESSFDLIETVKYSQTVDLKNKFDGLSLEAHNSGYAPGGTIWTIITSSEKILYAPRWNHTRDTILNSADLLDNTGNPTSSMMHPTSVITNLSIIGSAEPQRKRVEHFTDTMKRAIQMNNSLLVPVEVGGKLLEVLVLVNNFLYENMRGGLKYDIPVFLISYSRGRSLTYAKSMLEWLSSQVIKTWESRDNRSPFDVVSRLRIITPEELGGYTGQKICLVSEVDDILSQTINKLCSKDKVTIILTERHPNTPAQHPLRKLNDKWQQAIKNGSRSALDGNPISISDSMSLRIMKRTILNKKDAEKVREMIKTRNEVREKIIEEYTAKTNDKAQTKTILFDVDDESSDEEGVDSMDARGKNGSGNVKVEIPVDITSNDSVSTNEKHLMFPFHPAKLKSDDYGDVVNLKRFLPQEESYDQAQSLKQSYSNNDYDEDDDDDTYEVLDSRINKSKKRKTDHNPRKQENNDDISYLDPLKSDIYKRAIVETKVNIRCSLVYIDLTSIVNARSIAIIWPAIKPRKVIVLPSAAPVDNQVVVNLTKRNIDILVTEFNNSVEMDTSVKAIDISIDPSLDQLLNWQRISKSFTVAHVVGKLLTETDPKAPHREKVILKPLSNPLALHSGSSLRIGDVRLPELKRRLTAENHKAEFQGEGTLVIDGKVLVRKINDAETIVDGSPSDVFYKVKSAVSDMLANV from the coding sequence ATGACATACACCATCGAAACATGTAGGGATGAGAAGAAGCGGTTTGAGGGAACCATTGTACGATTCAACAATGTAATAGTATTATTGGACCCAGGATGGAACGGTGAAGGCAGTTATGAAGAATGTGAAGAGTTTTGGACGCAGTACATATCTGAAGTTGACATTGTTCTGATTTCCCAGCCCACAATTGAATGCCTTGGGTCCTATGCCATGATGTTTAAACAGTTTTTGCCTCATTTTAGGTCGAGAATTCAAGTTTATGGGACGTTACCTGTATCAAATCTAGGCAGAGTCAACAGTGTTGACCTTTTAACTTCAGTTGGGATATTAGGACCGTTTTCTAATGCCGTCATGGACCtagaagatattgaaagCTCCTTTGACTTGATTGAAACGGTGAAATACTCTCAAACGGTGGATTTAAAGAATAAATTCGATGGGCTCTCATTAGAAGCACATAACTCAGGGTATGCTCCCGGTGGTACCATTTGGACGATAATCACTTCATCAGAAAAAATATTGTATGCGCCTCGTTGGAACCATACAAGAGATACTATCTTGAATAGTGCGGACCTATTAGACAATACTGGAAATCCAACCAGTTCCATGATGCATCCGACTTCTGTAATAACCAACCTTTCTATTATAGGCTCAGCTGAACCTCAGAGGAAAAGAGTAGAACATTTCACTGATACCATGAAAAGAGCTATACAAATGAATAACTCTTTACTGGTACCAGTTGAAGTAGGAGGGAAACTATTGGAAGTACTAGTCCTAGTTAACAATTTCTTATATGAAAATATGAGGGGTGGATTGAAGTATGATATTCCGGTGTTTCTAATATCTTATTCAAGGGGCCGTTCTCTCACATATGCTAAATCTATGTTAGAATGGTTGTCCTCGCAAGTAATCAAGACCTGGGAATCTCGAGACAATCGGTCTCCATTCGATGTTGTATCTAGATTGAGGATTATTACTCCTGAGGAATTGGGAGGTTACACTGGGCAAAAGATCTGTCTTGTTTCCgaagttgatgatattttgtCACAAACGATAAACAAACTTTGCTCTAAAGATAAAGTAACGATCATATTGACAGAGAGACATCCAAATACCCCAGCACAACATCCCTTACGAAAACTTAATGATAAATGGCAACAAGCAATAAAGAATGGGAGTAGAAGTGCATTGGATGGCAACCCCATTAGCATATCTGATTCGATGTCACTTCGAATCATGAAGAGAACAATTTTAAACAAGAAGGATGCGGAGAAGGTGAGAGAAATGATTAAAACTAGAAATGAGGTAAGAGAGAAAATTATCGAAGAATATACGGCTAAGACCAATGACAAAGctcaaacaaaaacaatactttttgatgttgatgatgagaGTAGCGACGAAGAAGGTGTGGATTCAATGGATGCAAGAGGCAAGAATGGATCGGGAAACGTTAAAGTGGAGATTCCCGTAGATATTACTTCCAATGATAGTGTTTCCACAAATGAAAAGCACCTTATGTTCCCATTCCATCCAGCAAAGCTTAAATCTGACGATTACGGTGATGTGGTCAACTTAAAGAGATTCTTACCACAGGAAGAATCATATGACCAAGCACAATCTTTAAAGCAATCTTATAGTAATAACGattatgatgaagacgatgacgatgataCATATGAGGTACTTGATTCGCGGATtaataaatcaaagaaaagaaaaacagaTCATAATCCTaggaaacaagaaaataatgatgatatttcttaCTTGGACCCATTGAAAAGTGACATTTATAAACGAGCAATTGTGGAAACAAAAGTTAACATTCGTTGTTCTTTGGTATATATCGACTTGACAAGCATAGTTAATGCGCGGTCGATAGCAATCATCTGGCCTGCAATCAAACCAAGAAAAGTCATTGTGCTGCCATCAGCTGCTCCTGTTGATAACCAAGTCGTGGTTAATCtaacaaagagaaatattGACATATTGGTGACTGAGTTCAATAATTCGGTTGAGATGGATACATCTGTCAAGgcaattgatatttctATCGATCCATCGCTCGACCAACTTCTAAACTGGCAAAGAATCAGTAAATCTTTCACTGTGGCACACGTTGTTGGTAAACTATTGACAGAAACTGACCCAAAAGCCCCACATCGGGAGAAGGTTATATTGAAACCGTTAAGCAACCCGTTAGCTTTACATTCTGGAAGTTCTCTAAGAATCGGAGATGTTAGACTACcggaattgaaaagaagactAACTGCGGAAAATCATAAAGCTGAGTTCCAAGGTGAAGGTACACTAGTGATTGATGGCAAAGTTTTGGTTCGGAAGATTAATGATGCCGAAACCATAGTTGATGGTTCACCATCGGACGTATTTTACAAGGTCAAATCGGCAGTGTCAGACATGCTAGCCAACGTTTAA
- a CDS encoding uncharacterized protein (conserved hypothetical protein), whose product MSLPIEIIDRVVTSGLDSLESLLAWSKVGSHFRTIIKRKLGVLKIWDLDRESSKTLADPCNYELLSDERNTACVNTDTFKFPVLSEFLRKFDNVLIVIVSDRCYSDPLATALCELSRGLSGMGTLKNLCFMYKTTTNFLSKFYFRELSHCQSQLRLCELHIFANRDINHQEVDMFDIDTIFETTYLHDVETLFTLNIRRGKKVIAPRIMTVNQLQCEDNTTIVDDLQYCPLLKTIEKFQVPPGKRVVLPPCDHLTLVSYNSNTERDLVDGSFVRESLTIRASPMCSEANFKNIKCRNIRSLCVEFSNSVWGNVKFIDCAFGNLRSYRCPVNTEWEDLVYSNSIYVDTIIFKISNMLSLQNLAQIPFTLDNLVLNSDDKELKPPECKPDQMRSIYGCKQVIQELKRLEFELSSIWDCAVFQHVIIPNLTNDSELCLTINESHIARELEKAREWDRSLYLLESLQLDWNRNKIRFCIPKLKAFQLSIIRERMDETRERVFQLPVGTMSLLHPLLSTNGANYVNLSEHDVIEFIDTNA is encoded by the coding sequence ATGAGTCTTCCGATCGAAATTATTGATCGTGTAGTAACTAGCGGACTAGACAGTCTAGAGAGTCTGTTAGCATGGAGTAAGGTTGGTTCACATTTTAGAACAATTATAAAGCGCAAGCTTGGTGTATTGAAGATTTGGGATTTGGATAGGGAATCATCAAAAACCTTAGCAGATCCTTGCAATTATGAGTTGTTATCTGATGAGAGAAACACCGCTTGCGTAAATACAGATACGTTCAAGTTTCCTGTGTTGAGCGAATTTCTACGGAAGTTTGACAACGTTCTCATTGTCATCGTATCCGATCGCTGCTACAGTGACCCATTGGCGACGGCATTATGTGAATTAAGTAGAGGGCTAAGTGGGATGGGTACTCTAAAGAATCTATGCTTCATGTATAAGACGACTACCAATTTCCTTTCCAAGTTCTATTTCAGAGAGCTAAGCCATTGTCAAAGCCAACTACGATTATGTGAATTACATATATTCGCCAACCGAGATATTAATCACCAGGAAGTTGACATGTTTGATATCGACACGATATTTGAGACTACTTATTTACATGACGTGGAAACGCTGTTCACTTTGAACATAAGAAGGGGTAAGAAAGTGATTGCACCTAGGATTATGACAGTGAATCAATTGCAATGTGAGGATAACACTACAATAGTCGATGATCTACAATACTGTCCCCTGCTTAAAAcgattgaaaaattccaagtGCCACCAGGAAAGAGAGTTGTATTACCACCATGCGACCATTTAACTCTCGTCAGTTACAATAGTAACACTGAAAGGGATCTTGTTGATGGATCCTTCGTGAGAGAATCTTTGACAATCAGGGCATCCCCAATGTGTTCAGAAGCCAATTTCAAGAACATCAAATGCCGCAACATTCGATCCCTATGTGTCGAATTTAGTAACAGTGTCTGGGGTAACGTCAAGTTCATCGATTGTGCTTTTGGGAACCTAAGGTCTTACAGGTGTCCAGTGAATACAGAATGGGAAGATTTGGTTTATTCAAACTCAATTTACGTTGATACaatcatattcaaaatCTCAAACATGCTGTCACTACAGAACCTCGCACAGATCCCATTCACGTTGGACAACCTCGTCTTGAATTCAGACGACaaggaattgaaaccaCCAGAATGTAAGCCGGATCAAATGAGAAGCATATACGGTTGTAAACAGGTaatccaagaattgaaaaggttGGAATTCGAACTTTCAAGCATCTGGGACTGCGCCGTATTTCAACATGTGATCATTCCAAATCTCACAAATGATTCTGAATTGTGCCTTACGATAAACGAAAGTCACATAGCAAGAGAGCTAGAGAAGGCTCGTGAATGGGACAGATCTTTGTATCTGCTCGAAAGTTTACAACTAGATTGGAATCGTAATAAGATACGGTTCTGTATCCCTAAATTGAAAGCATTCCAATTATCTATTATAAGAGAAAGAATGGACGAAACAAGAGAACGAGTATTTCAATTGCCCGTTGGTACAATGTCGCTACTGCATCCATTACTTTCTACAAATGGTGCCAACTACGTTAACCTGTCCGAGCATGATGTTATCGAATTCATAGATACTAATGCATAA